One Xiphophorus maculatus strain JP 163 A chromosome 9, X_maculatus-5.0-male, whole genome shotgun sequence DNA segment encodes these proteins:
- the mob3c gene encoding MOB kinase activator 3C isoform X1 has translation MALCLGQVFSKAKTFRPRKRFEPGTQRFELYKKAQASLKSGLDLRKVVQLPEGENLNDWIAVHVVDFFNRINLIYGTVSEYCSERTCPIMSGGLKYEYRWQDGEDYKKPTKLPAIKYMNLLMDWIESLINNEDIFPTRVGVPFPKNFQQVCKKILSRLFRVFVHVYIHHFDSICSMGAEAHINTCYKHYYYFISEFSLIDNSELEPLREMTEKICT, from the exons ATGGCGCTGTGTCTCGGACAAGTGTTCAGCAAAGCCAAAACATTCAGGCCTAGGAAGCGCTTTGAGCCAGGCACACAGCGCTTCGAACTCTACAAGAAGGCCCAGGCCTCGCTCAAGTCAGGTCTGGATCTGAGGAAGGTGGTACAGCTGCCTGAGGGGGAGAACCTCAACGACTGGATCGCGGTTCACGTGGTGGATTTCTTCAACAGGATCAACCTGATCTATGGCACCGTCAGCGAGTACTGCAGCGAGCGCACGTGCCCCATCATGTCTGGGGGTCTGAAGTACGAGTACAGATGGCAGGATGGTGAGGACTACAAGAAGCCCACCAAGCTGCCTGCCATCAAGTACATGAACCTGCTGATGGACTGGATAGAGTCTCTAATCAACAATGAGGACATCTTCCCCACCAGAGTAG GTGTACCATTTCCTAAGAACTTCCAGCAGGTGTGCAAAAAGATCCTGAGCCGTCTCTTCAGGGTGTTTGTGCATGTATACATCCATCACTTTGACAGCATCTGTAGCATGGGCGCTGAGGCCCACATCAACACCTGCTACAAACACTACTACTACTTCATCTCAGAGTTCAGCCTCATTGATAACTCTGAACTGGAGCCTCTG AGGGAGATGACAGAGAAGATATGTACTTGA
- the mob3c gene encoding MOB kinase activator 3C isoform X2 — protein MALCLGQVFSKAKTFRPRKRFEPGTQRFELYKKAQASLKSGLDLRKVVQLPEGENLNDWIAVHVVDFFNRINLIYGTVSEYCSERTCPIMSGGLKYEYRWQDGEDYKKPTKLPAIKYMNLLMDWIESLINNEDIFPTRVYHFLRTSSRCAKRS, from the exons ATGGCGCTGTGTCTCGGACAAGTGTTCAGCAAAGCCAAAACATTCAGGCCTAGGAAGCGCTTTGAGCCAGGCACACAGCGCTTCGAACTCTACAAGAAGGCCCAGGCCTCGCTCAAGTCAGGTCTGGATCTGAGGAAGGTGGTACAGCTGCCTGAGGGGGAGAACCTCAACGACTGGATCGCGGTTCACGTGGTGGATTTCTTCAACAGGATCAACCTGATCTATGGCACCGTCAGCGAGTACTGCAGCGAGCGCACGTGCCCCATCATGTCTGGGGGTCTGAAGTACGAGTACAGATGGCAGGATGGTGAGGACTACAAGAAGCCCACCAAGCTGCCTGCCATCAAGTACATGAACCTGCTGATGGACTGGATAGAGTCTCTAATCAACAATGAGGACATCTTCCCCACCAGA GTGTACCATTTCCTAAGAACTTCCAGCAGGTGTGCAAAAAGATCCTGA